One window from the genome of Candidatus Margulisiibacteriota bacterium encodes:
- the mtnA gene encoding S-methyl-5-thioribose-1-phosphate isomerase, producing MLPKTIELKNKRVFLIDQTLIPKELKIIEIKNIEAMYNAIKTMIVRGAPAIGVAAAAGMALYINGLKDKTTPIQKINKAGEYLISARPTAVNLSWAVNSILQWVKKQKDLPDMQKNIWAYVQQMADDDEATNRSIGNLGADLVQKNKKVAVLTHCNAGSLATVYWGTALGVIRELHNRGQLKMVYADETRPRMQGGKITSWELIQEKIPVTVITDNMAAHFMKQGLIDMVVVGADRIALNGDTANKIGTYNVAIIAKFHKIPFYVAAPVSTIDFNIKTGKEIIIEERGAEEVTTINGVRVMPQGVKVKNPAFDVTPAELISGIITEKVVISGDFLTKIASIR from the coding sequence ATGCTGCCTAAAACAATAGAGCTTAAAAATAAACGTGTTTTTTTGATCGATCAAACGTTGATTCCTAAAGAATTGAAAATCATTGAAATAAAAAATATCGAGGCAATGTACAATGCCATCAAAACCATGATTGTTAGAGGAGCACCGGCTATAGGCGTTGCCGCGGCCGCGGGCATGGCTCTTTACATTAATGGACTTAAGGATAAAACAACTCCTATACAAAAAATAAATAAAGCCGGTGAATATTTGATATCAGCCAGGCCAACAGCTGTAAATCTGTCCTGGGCAGTTAACAGCATCTTACAATGGGTAAAAAAACAGAAAGACCTGCCTGACATGCAGAAAAACATCTGGGCCTATGTCCAGCAAATGGCCGATGACGATGAAGCAACTAACCGCAGTATAGGAAACCTGGGAGCTGATCTGGTTCAAAAGAACAAAAAAGTAGCGGTGCTTACTCATTGTAATGCCGGTTCTCTGGCTACCGTATACTGGGGCACAGCTTTGGGAGTAATTCGCGAACTGCACAATCGCGGTCAGCTAAAAATGGTCTACGCGGATGAAACCAGGCCACGTATGCAGGGTGGGAAAATTACCTCCTGGGAACTCATACAGGAAAAAATCCCGGTAACGGTTATAACCGATAATATGGCTGCTCACTTTATGAAACAAGGATTAATAGATATGGTGGTTGTTGGTGCGGACAGAATAGCTTTGAACGGCGACACTGCCAATAAAATAGGCACCTACAATGTAGCTATAATAGCCAAATTTCATAAAATCCCATTTTATGTGGCAGCTCCTGTGTCCACTATTGATTTTAATATCAAAACCGGTAAAGAAATAATAATTGAGGAAAGAGGAGCAGAAGAGGTAACGACTATTAATGGTGTAAGGGTTATGCCTCAGGGCGTGAAAGTTAAAAATCCGGCGTTTGATGTAACTCCAGCAGAGTTAATAAGCGGAATTATTACTGAAAAAGTGGTAATATCAGGTGATTTTTTAACTAAAATAGCTTCAATTCGTTAA
- a CDS encoding cellulase family glycosylhydrolase encodes MNLNKLLFLLVIIVVLGMFILWRIAYKKAQPVVPPISIKVVVDGVTANAASVILEARQDEKYTNISLNISQDKASGTLILPVGKWLMTVTSFTANKKPLQSTNILFSNVNSRNNTVNLFFYGQSYQDLVTVFDQEVTNQGGQNINLRGYGAQNAVYMIDSAADVQKSKFCLTGDDYQKIKQSGANTIRFYLQYDWLTQANEQSFFNYVDDQIKLARKNNLYLILNLHFFGMAQDVQANKADGFYKGDLYKNNYDIISFWQKISDRYKYEACIAGYDLLNEPACDETFTETKLYDLYAALIKTIRGNGDDHVVFVSDPVRKFYEVGKPYYITQDAFKKLQDSLVIYEYHWYMPIEFTHQGMFESPYFELGATYPFEKKDADYKGGYYSNPYWNNTPDGRWKLYKGHWVDLVAQANCTVDTKEDQFNVSLSAGKLKGKAWFDDVVIEKKNLATGKVEKLIVKKPNFSQFKDYEGWTTTPNQSKLPAGWYALNDPESTGIKFAWDMTNDHTGDKSGSLMIDGVSANWQGSNQWANWGQSGGALSTYYPIEKGYAYRASAWIMVKDNPGFNVSLALNVHRVKQYKVDKEYMKTRITDYYKKWADAHKVPLYCGEFGTTDPVQLKFNKKFDNKAQVLWVSDMINILNDTTRHWAYHCYKAYAGRGDLFGLFDTGVEDKALQKVIQTGF; translated from the coding sequence ATGAATCTAAATAAACTGTTATTTTTGTTAGTCATTATTGTTGTGCTGGGCATGTTTATTCTCTGGCGTATAGCTTATAAAAAGGCTCAGCCCGTGGTTCCGCCGATCAGTATTAAGGTTGTAGTGGATGGCGTCACTGCCAATGCGGCCAGTGTTATTCTGGAGGCCAGGCAGGATGAAAAATATACAAATATCAGCCTGAATATCAGTCAGGACAAAGCTAGCGGAACATTAATCCTGCCGGTGGGTAAGTGGCTGATGACCGTAACGAGTTTCACAGCCAATAAGAAACCCCTGCAAAGCACCAATATTTTATTTTCCAATGTTAATTCCCGCAACAATACTGTAAACTTGTTTTTTTACGGGCAGTCTTATCAGGACCTGGTTACGGTTTTTGACCAGGAAGTAACCAATCAGGGTGGTCAGAATATCAATCTGCGCGGTTACGGGGCGCAGAACGCGGTGTATATGATAGACAGCGCGGCTGATGTGCAGAAATCAAAATTTTGTCTTACAGGTGATGATTATCAGAAAATTAAACAAAGCGGGGCCAATACTATACGTTTTTATCTTCAGTACGATTGGTTAACTCAGGCTAATGAACAAAGTTTCTTTAATTATGTGGATGATCAGATAAAATTGGCCAGGAAAAACAATCTTTATCTGATACTCAATCTTCACTTTTTTGGAATGGCCCAGGATGTGCAAGCCAATAAAGCCGATGGTTTTTACAAGGGCGACCTTTACAAAAATAATTATGATATTATCAGTTTCTGGCAGAAAATATCTGACCGCTATAAATATGAAGCGTGTATCGCAGGTTATGATTTACTCAATGAGCCGGCTTGCGATGAAACCTTTACTGAAACCAAGCTCTATGACCTTTATGCCGCTTTAATCAAGACAATTCGCGGCAATGGTGATGATCACGTTGTTTTTGTGAGTGACCCTGTAAGAAAGTTTTATGAGGTGGGGAAGCCTTATTATATTACTCAGGATGCTTTTAAAAAGCTTCAGGACAGTCTGGTTATTTATGAATATCACTGGTACATGCCTATAGAGTTCACACATCAGGGCATGTTCGAATCTCCATATTTTGAACTGGGCGCCACTTATCCGTTCGAAAAGAAAGACGCGGATTATAAAGGCGGGTACTACAGCAATCCATATTGGAACAATACTCCGGACGGCAGATGGAAGCTATATAAAGGGCATTGGGTTGATCTTGTAGCTCAGGCTAATTGTACTGTGGATACCAAAGAGGATCAGTTTAATGTTTCCTTATCCGCAGGCAAACTCAAAGGTAAAGCCTGGTTTGACGATGTAGTGATTGAGAAGAAGAATCTGGCCACAGGCAAGGTTGAAAAACTAATTGTGAAAAAACCTAATTTTTCTCAATTTAAAGATTACGAAGGCTGGACGACTACCCCTAATCAATCCAAACTGCCGGCAGGCTGGTATGCCTTGAATGATCCGGAAAGCACCGGTATAAAATTTGCCTGGGACATGACTAATGATCATACCGGTGACAAATCTGGTTCTTTAATGATAGATGGTGTCAGCGCCAATTGGCAGGGTAGTAACCAATGGGCTAACTGGGGCCAGAGCGGCGGTGCTTTGTCCACTTATTATCCTATTGAAAAAGGTTATGCTTACAGGGCTTCAGCCTGGATAATGGTTAAAGATAACCCCGGTTTTAATGTTTCTTTAGCGCTGAACGTTCACAGAGTCAAGCAATACAAGGTAGATAAGGAATACATGAAGACCAGGATCACCGATTATTATAAAAAATGGGCTGATGCTCATAAGGTACCGTTATATTGCGGAGAATTCGGCACAACCGATCCTGTTCAGCTGAAATTTAACAAGAAATTCGATAACAAAGCACAGGTCCTCTGGGTATCGGATATGATTAATATTCTGAATGATACAACCAGGCACTGGGCTTATCATTGCTATAAAGCCTATGCGGGCAGGGGAGACCTTTTTGGGCTGTTTGACACCGGCGTAGAGGACAAAGCCCTGCAGAAAGTCATACAAACCGGTTTTTAG
- a CDS encoding secondary thiamine-phosphate synthase enzyme YjbQ, producing the protein MHKITVKSTNRTHIIDITRQVQTVIQKENISSGIVVVYCPHTTAGITVNENADPDVKHDMNYFLNRLIPQDPVFEHSEGNSDAHIKSSIINSSQTFIIEEGKLQLGTWQGIFFMEFDGPRNREFWVKLVADTVHK; encoded by the coding sequence ATGCATAAAATAACAGTCAAATCGACAAATCGTACTCATATTATTGATATCACCAGACAAGTCCAGACTGTTATTCAAAAAGAAAATATAAGTTCGGGCATAGTCGTGGTCTATTGTCCGCATACCACTGCCGGAATCACAGTTAATGAAAATGCCGACCCTGATGTTAAGCATGATATGAATTATTTTTTGAACAGGTTGATCCCGCAAGATCCTGTTTTTGAGCATTCCGAAGGCAACTCGGACGCGCATATCAAAAGCAGTATTATTAACTCATCGCAAACCTTTATTATTGAAGAAGGAAAACTTCAGCTGGGTACCTGGCAGGGAATCTTTTTTATGGAATTTGACGGCCCGCGTAACAGAGAATTCTGGGTAAAACTTGTGGCTGATACCGTACACAAATAG